From Klebsiella electrica, the proteins below share one genomic window:
- the araD gene encoding L-ribulose-5-phosphate 4-epimerase translates to MLEQLKAEVLAANLALPAHGLVTFTWGNVSAVDESGKLMVIKPSGVEYAVMKAEDMVVVDIASGKVVDGSKKPSSDTPTHLALYRRFPEIGGIVHTHSRHATIWSQAGLDLPAWGTTHADYFYGTIPCTRLMTAEEIGGEYEYQTGEVIVKTFEERALNPMQVPAVLVHSHGPFAWGKNAHDAVHNAVVLEECAYMGLFSRQLAPQLPDMQAELLDKHYLRKHGANAYYGQ, encoded by the coding sequence ATGTTAGAGCAACTGAAAGCCGAGGTGCTGGCGGCAAACCTGGCGCTGCCCGCTCACGGGCTTGTTACCTTCACCTGGGGGAACGTCAGCGCAGTGGATGAAAGCGGCAAACTGATGGTGATTAAACCTTCTGGCGTGGAGTACGCCGTGATGAAAGCCGAAGATATGGTGGTGGTGGATATCGCCAGCGGCAAAGTGGTGGATGGCAGCAAGAAACCCTCTTCCGATACGCCAACGCACCTGGCGCTCTATCGTCGCTTCCCGGAGATCGGCGGCATTGTGCATACTCACTCCCGCCACGCCACCATCTGGTCGCAGGCCGGGCTGGACCTGCCCGCCTGGGGCACCACCCACGCGGACTATTTCTACGGAACGATCCCGTGCACCCGCCTGATGACCGCTGAAGAGATCGGCGGCGAGTACGAGTACCAAACCGGCGAGGTGATCGTCAAAACATTTGAGGAGCGCGCCCTGAACCCGATGCAGGTTCCGGCGGTACTGGTGCACTCCCACGGCCCGTTTGCCTGGGGTAAAAATGCCCATGACGCGGTGCACAATGCGGTGGTGCTGGAAGAGTGCGCCTATATGGGCCTGTTCTCGCGCCAGCTGGCCCCACAGCTGCCGGATATGCAGGCTGAATTGTTGGATAAACACTACCTGCGTAAGCACGGAGCAAATGCCTATTATGGGCAGTGA
- a CDS encoding L-ribulose-5-phosphate 3-epimerase, with translation MRNHPLGIYEKALPKDLSWPERLVLAKSCGFDFVEMSVDETDERLSRLEWTTAQRASLVEAMLETNVSVPSMCLSAHRRFPFGSRDEAVRERARDIMSKAIKLARDLGIRTIQLAGYDVYYEEHDAGTQQRFAEGLAWAVEQAAGAQVMLAVEIMDTAFMNSITKWKKWDQLLASPWFTVYPDVGNLSAWGNDVPAELALGIDRIAAIHLKDTQPVTDTSPGQFRDVPFGEGCVDFVNVFSTLQNLNYRGAFLIEMWTEKAKEPVLEIIQARRWIEARMEEGGFVC, from the coding sequence ATGCGTAACCATCCATTAGGCATTTATGAAAAAGCGTTACCGAAAGACTTATCCTGGCCGGAGCGTCTGGTTCTGGCGAAAAGCTGCGGATTCGACTTCGTGGAGATGTCCGTCGACGAAACCGATGAGCGCCTGTCGCGACTCGAATGGACCACCGCCCAGCGCGCCTCGTTAGTGGAAGCGATGCTGGAAACCAATGTGTCGGTTCCGTCGATGTGCCTTTCCGCACATCGCCGTTTTCCGTTCGGCAGCCGCGACGAAGCCGTGCGTGAGCGGGCCAGGGATATCATGAGCAAAGCCATCAAGCTGGCGCGCGATTTGGGTATCCGCACCATCCAGCTCGCCGGTTACGACGTCTATTACGAGGAGCATGACGCGGGCACTCAGCAGCGTTTCGCCGAAGGGCTGGCGTGGGCCGTTGAACAGGCTGCAGGGGCTCAGGTGATGCTGGCGGTGGAGATCATGGACACCGCGTTTATGAACTCCATCACCAAGTGGAAAAAATGGGACCAACTGCTCGCCTCGCCGTGGTTCACCGTCTACCCGGACGTGGGCAACCTCAGCGCCTGGGGTAATGACGTCCCGGCGGAGCTGGCTCTGGGTATCGACCGCATCGCCGCGATTCATCTGAAAGACACGCAGCCGGTCACCGACACCAGCCCAGGCCAGTTCCGTGATGTGCCGTTTGGTGAAGGATGCGTCGATTTCGTCAATGTCTTCAGCACATTACAGAACCTGAACTATCGCGGTGCATTTCTGATTGAGATGTGGACTGAAAAAGCCAAAGAGCCGGTACTGGAAATCATTCAGGCCCGCCGCTGGATTGAAGCCCGTATGGAGGAAGGAGGATTCGTATGTTAG
- the ulaD gene encoding 3-keto-L-gulonate-6-phosphate decarboxylase UlaD: protein MSRPLLQLALDHTDLAAAQRDVALLKDRVDIVEAGTILCLSEGLHAIRALRAQCPEKLIVADWKVADAGETLARQALDAGANWMTIICAAPLATIEKGHAVAAARGGEIQIELFGNWTFDDARDWYSAGVRQAIYHRGRDAQASGQQWGEVDLARMKALSDIGLALSVTGGITPADLPLFKEINVKAFIAGRALSSAADPQQVAEEFHAHIRDIWRA from the coding sequence ATGAGCCGACCATTACTGCAGCTGGCGCTCGATCACACCGACCTTGCCGCCGCCCAGCGCGATGTTGCGTTGTTAAAAGACCGTGTGGATATCGTAGAAGCGGGCACCATTCTCTGCCTGAGCGAGGGGCTACATGCCATTCGCGCCCTGCGCGCCCAATGCCCGGAAAAACTGATCGTCGCCGACTGGAAAGTCGCCGACGCCGGGGAAACCCTGGCCCGGCAGGCGCTGGACGCGGGGGCCAACTGGATGACCATCATCTGCGCCGCGCCGCTGGCCACCATCGAAAAAGGTCACGCCGTCGCTGCTGCGCGCGGAGGCGAAATCCAAATCGAGTTGTTTGGTAACTGGACCTTCGACGATGCGCGCGACTGGTACAGCGCCGGCGTGCGTCAGGCGATTTATCACCGTGGGCGCGACGCTCAGGCGAGCGGCCAGCAGTGGGGTGAAGTGGATCTGGCGCGCATGAAAGCGCTGTCGGATATCGGCCTGGCGCTCTCCGTCACCGGGGGCATCACCCCTGCCGACCTGCCGCTGTTCAAAGAGATTAACGTGAAGGCCTTTATTGCCGGACGCGCCCTTTCCAGCGCCGCCGATCCGCAGCAAGTGGCTGAAGAGTTCCACGCCCACATTCGCGACATCTGGAGAGCGTAA
- a CDS encoding FGGY-family carbohydrate kinase: MSEKETFWLGIDCGGTYLKAGLYNSQGKEFAIERRSIHTLSPQPGWAERDMTALWQHCAATISRLLQRTGIRGEQVDGIGISAQGKGLFLLDKNDQPLGTAILSSDRRAMEIVTRWQQDGIPQKLYPLTRQTLWTGHPASLLRWVKEHEPQRYAQIGCVMMGHDYLRWCLTGVKGCEESNISESNLYHMTSGRYDPRLTQWLGISEIDAALPPIVGSSQISGEITSQAAAMTGLAAGTPVVGGLFDVVSTALCAGLDDEYTLNAVMGTWAVTSGIAEGLRDNEAHPFVYGRYVNAGQYIVHEASPTSSGNLEWLTAQLGDISFDEINKLVDSLPKAASDVFFLPFLYGSNAGLEMTSGFYGIQALHTRAHLLQAVYEGVVFSHMTHLNRMRERFTEVRSLRVTGGPAHSPVWMQMLADVSGLPVELPQVEETGCFGAAIAALVGTGVYANFTDAQQTFSYEIRTLTPDMNAHAAYQRKYRRYQMLIEALQGFHARIKEHSL; encoded by the coding sequence ATGAGTGAAAAAGAGACCTTCTGGCTGGGTATCGATTGTGGCGGTACTTATCTGAAAGCAGGCCTGTACAACAGCCAGGGTAAAGAATTTGCTATTGAACGCCGGTCCATTCACACCCTCAGCCCGCAGCCCGGTTGGGCGGAGCGCGACATGACGGCATTGTGGCAGCACTGCGCGGCAACCATTTCCCGTCTGCTGCAACGCACCGGCATTCGCGGTGAACAAGTCGATGGCATCGGGATTTCCGCTCAGGGCAAGGGGCTGTTTTTGCTGGATAAAAATGACCAGCCGCTGGGCACCGCGATCCTCTCTTCCGATCGCCGCGCGATGGAGATCGTCACACGCTGGCAGCAGGACGGCATTCCGCAAAAGCTCTACCCGTTAACGCGCCAGACCTTATGGACCGGGCACCCGGCTTCACTGTTGCGCTGGGTGAAGGAGCACGAGCCGCAGCGTTACGCGCAAATTGGCTGCGTGATGATGGGCCACGATTATCTGCGCTGGTGCCTCACCGGCGTGAAAGGCTGCGAAGAGAGCAATATCTCTGAATCCAACCTCTACCATATGACCTCCGGGCGGTACGATCCCCGCCTGACGCAGTGGCTTGGCATCAGCGAAATCGACGCTGCGCTGCCGCCCATTGTCGGTTCATCCCAAATCAGCGGTGAAATCACCTCTCAGGCAGCCGCCATGACCGGTCTGGCGGCGGGAACTCCCGTTGTGGGCGGTCTGTTTGATGTGGTTTCTACCGCGCTCTGCGCCGGGCTTGATGACGAGTACACGCTGAACGCCGTCATGGGAACCTGGGCGGTCACCAGCGGCATCGCTGAAGGGCTGCGCGATAACGAAGCGCACCCCTTCGTCTACGGACGCTACGTGAATGCTGGCCAGTACATTGTCCACGAAGCCAGCCCTACCTCCTCCGGCAACCTCGAATGGCTGACCGCACAACTTGGCGACATCAGCTTTGATGAAATCAACAAGCTCGTCGACAGCCTGCCGAAAGCCGCCAGCGATGTCTTCTTCCTGCCCTTCCTGTACGGCAGTAACGCCGGGCTTGAGATGACCAGCGGCTTTTATGGCATACAGGCGCTGCATACCCGCGCGCACCTGCTACAGGCGGTCTATGAAGGGGTCGTATTTAGCCACATGACGCACCTCAACCGCATGCGCGAACGCTTTACCGAGGTACGTTCCCTGCGCGTCACCGGCGGCCCGGCGCACTCTCCCGTGTGGATGCAAATGCTGGCGGACGTCAGCGGCCTGCCGGTTGAACTGCCGCAGGTGGAAGAGACCGGCTGCTTTGGTGCCGCCATTGCGGCTCTCGTCGGCACCGGCGTTTACGCAAACTTCACCGATGCCCAGCAGACCTTCAGCTACGAAATACGCACCCTGACGCCGGACATGAACGCCCACGCGGCCTACCAGCGCAAATACCGCCGTTACCAGATGTTAATTGAAGCACTTCAGGGCTTTCACGCCCGTATTAAGGAGCACTCTTTATGA
- a CDS encoding MFS transporter has translation MNTSSYATTADIPRQRWLRIIPPILITCIISYMDRVNIAFAMPGGMDQDLGITATMAGLAGGIFFLGYLFLQVPGGKIAVHGSGKKFIGWSLVAWAVISVFTGLVTNHYQLLALRFLLGVAEGGMLPVVLTMISNWFPDAERGRANAIVIMFVPIAGIITAPLSGWIITALDWRWLFIIEGLLSLVVLVMWALTIYDRPQEARWISDAEKKYLVETLAAEQRAIAGKTTVNASLSTVLSDRTMWQLIALNFFYQTGIYGYTLWLPTILKELTHTSMGQVGMLAILPYVGAIAGMFLFSSLSDRTGKRKLFVSLPLIGFAACMFLSVVLKESVWLSYTALVGCGFFLQSAAGVFWTIPARLFSAEMAGGARGVINALGNLGGFCGPYAVGVLITLYSKDAGVYCLAISLAIAALMALLLPSRCDANSASIGAVNAPKRAI, from the coding sequence ATGAATACTTCCTCTTACGCTACAACCGCGGATATTCCGCGCCAACGCTGGTTAAGAATTATTCCTCCGATTCTTATCACCTGTATTATTTCTTATATGGACCGCGTGAATATTGCCTTTGCTATGCCCGGCGGGATGGATCAGGATTTAGGCATCACCGCGACGATGGCAGGCCTGGCTGGCGGTATTTTCTTCCTCGGCTATCTCTTCTTACAGGTTCCCGGCGGCAAAATCGCCGTTCACGGCAGCGGCAAAAAATTCATCGGCTGGTCGCTGGTCGCGTGGGCGGTAATTTCCGTGTTTACCGGTCTTGTTACCAACCACTACCAGCTGCTGGCGCTGCGCTTTCTGCTGGGTGTGGCAGAAGGCGGTATGCTGCCTGTGGTACTCACCATGATCAGTAACTGGTTCCCGGATGCCGAACGCGGTCGCGCGAATGCCATCGTCATCATGTTCGTGCCGATCGCCGGGATCATCACCGCCCCACTCTCCGGCTGGATAATCACCGCCCTCGACTGGCGCTGGCTGTTCATCATCGAAGGTCTGCTCTCCCTCGTCGTGCTGGTGATGTGGGCGCTGACGATTTATGACCGCCCGCAGGAAGCCCGCTGGATTTCTGACGCGGAGAAAAAGTACCTGGTGGAAACCCTGGCCGCTGAACAGCGCGCCATTGCCGGTAAAACCACGGTGAATGCCTCTCTGAGCACTGTGTTGTCTGACCGCACCATGTGGCAACTGATTGCCCTGAACTTCTTCTACCAGACCGGGATTTACGGCTACACCCTCTGGCTACCGACCATCCTGAAAGAGCTGACCCACACCAGTATGGGCCAGGTCGGGATGCTCGCCATTCTGCCTTACGTGGGGGCGATTGCCGGGATGTTCCTGTTCTCTTCCCTGTCTGACCGCACCGGCAAACGCAAACTGTTCGTCTCCCTGCCGCTGATTGGTTTCGCCGCCTGCATGTTCCTTTCCGTTGTGCTGAAAGAGAGCGTCTGGCTGTCGTACACCGCGCTGGTCGGTTGTGGCTTCTTCCTGCAGTCCGCTGCCGGGGTGTTCTGGACCATCCCTGCCCGTCTGTTCAGCGCCGAAATGGCCGGCGGCGCACGCGGTGTGATCAACGCCCTCGGCAACCTCGGCGGCTTCTGCGGCCCGTATGCCGTGGGCGTGCTGATCACGCTTTACAGCAAAGATGCGGGCGTTTACTGCCTGGCGATTTCACTGGCGATTGCCGCGCTGATGGCGCTGCTGCTGCCGTCCCGGTGCGATGCCAACAGTGCGTCTATCGGCGCGGTCAACGCACCGAAACGCGCGATCTGA
- a CDS encoding DUF4862 family protein codes for MERNDAGYIIGAYPCAPSFHQKSEQEETEFWRLLADTPHIRGLEQPCHEHFHPYGDEWLLQHTPQEWKMVVTAIPETMRRRGGGNTAFGLASSDEEQRLACVAFHRHLHNKINALNKRFAGKVISLELQAAPLVGNASVEQATDAFARSIKEIADWDWSCSLMLEHCDAMNQPAPRKGFLPLENVLQVLAGYRIDICINWARSAIEGRNAALPLAHTQAARAAGKLGALMFSGTATEGPYGEWTDLHAPFAPFCPQGLLTAAHAKELFNVADSAQLQFAGIKLLEIDANADANHRIAILRDGIHALNIARQ; via the coding sequence ATGGAAAGAAATGACGCCGGTTATATCATCGGCGCATACCCTTGCGCGCCCTCATTTCACCAAAAGAGCGAACAAGAAGAGACGGAATTCTGGCGCTTACTCGCGGATACGCCCCACATCCGTGGGCTGGAACAACCATGCCATGAGCACTTTCATCCCTATGGCGATGAGTGGTTGCTCCAGCATACGCCGCAGGAGTGGAAGATGGTGGTGACGGCCATCCCGGAAACGATGCGTCGCCGCGGCGGCGGCAACACGGCTTTCGGCCTGGCCTCCAGCGATGAAGAACAGCGTCTGGCATGCGTCGCATTCCATCGTCATTTACACAACAAAATCAATGCACTAAACAAACGTTTTGCCGGCAAGGTCATCTCCCTTGAACTGCAGGCTGCACCGCTTGTGGGTAATGCGAGCGTAGAGCAGGCAACCGATGCCTTCGCGCGCTCCATCAAAGAGATTGCGGACTGGGACTGGTCATGCTCACTCATGCTGGAACATTGTGATGCCATGAACCAGCCTGCGCCACGCAAAGGCTTTCTGCCGCTGGAAAACGTGCTGCAGGTGCTGGCGGGTTACCGCATTGATATCTGTATCAACTGGGCGCGTTCAGCGATTGAAGGGCGTAACGCCGCCCTGCCGCTGGCGCATACTCAGGCGGCACGTGCCGCGGGCAAACTGGGGGCGCTGATGTTCTCTGGCACCGCGACCGAAGGGCCGTACGGCGAATGGACTGACCTGCACGCACCGTTCGCCCCGTTTTGCCCGCAAGGCCTGTTAACAGCGGCTCACGCAAAAGAATTATTTAATGTGGCTGATTCAGCACAATTACAGTTTGCCGGTATTAAGTTACTGGAAATTGATGCGAATGCTGATGCGAATCATCGCATAGCCATATTACGCGATGGCATTCACGCGCTAAACATAGCCCGACAATAA
- a CDS encoding YhcH/YjgK/YiaL family protein: protein MIYGHISQPNACRYPAAIEKALEFLRTTDFSKLETGVVEIEGRTIFAQILDLTTRPHDELRPEVHRRYLDIQYLYSGEEQIGVAIDTGNNVVSEELLEQRDIIFYHDSENESLIEMRPGNYAIFFPQDVHRPACKKHRETEIRKIVVKVAISALD from the coding sequence ATGATTTATGGACATATTTCTCAACCTAACGCCTGCCGGTATCCGGCAGCGATTGAAAAAGCGCTGGAATTTTTGCGCACCACGGACTTCAGCAAGCTGGAGACCGGGGTGGTCGAAATCGAGGGGCGCACGATCTTCGCGCAGATCCTCGACCTGACCACCCGTCCGCACGATGAACTGCGCCCGGAGGTGCACCGCCGTTACCTCGATATCCAGTATTTATATTCCGGTGAAGAGCAGATCGGTGTCGCTATCGATACCGGCAATAATGTAGTAAGTGAAGAATTACTTGAGCAGCGGGATATTATTTTCTATCACGACAGCGAAAACGAATCGTTAATAGAAATGAGACCGGGGAACTATGCCATATTTTTCCCGCAGGATGTTCACCGTCCGGCCTGTAAAAAACACCGGGAAACGGAAATCAGGAAAATAGTGGTTAAAGTTGCTATTTCCGCTTTAGATTAA
- the yiaK gene encoding 3-dehydro-L-gulonate 2-dehydrogenase produces the protein MLLSFSDLKNEFNRVLLARGVAAETADACAEMFARTTESGVYSHGVNRFPRFIQQLENGDIIPEALPERTASLGAIEQWDARRSIGNLTAKKMMDRAIELASDHGIGLVAVRNANHWMRGGSYGWQAAEKGYIGICWTNSIAVMPPWGAKECRIGTNPLIVAIPSTPITMVDMSMSMFSYGMLEVNRLAGRQLPVDGGFDDEGNLTKDPAPIEKNRRILPMGYWKGSGLSIVLDMIATLLSDGSSVAAVTEDNSDEFNISQVFIAIEVDKLIDGATRDAKLQRIMDYITSAERADENVPVRLPGHEFARLLEENRRNGITVDDSVWAKIKAL, from the coding sequence ATGTTATTGAGTTTTTCTGACCTTAAAAATGAGTTTAACCGCGTCCTGCTGGCACGCGGTGTGGCGGCTGAAACCGCCGATGCCTGTGCGGAAATGTTCGCCCGCACCACCGAGTCAGGGGTCTATTCACACGGCGTAAACCGTTTCCCACGCTTTATTCAGCAACTGGAAAACGGCGATATCATCCCTGAGGCCCTGCCAGAACGCACCGCTTCACTGGGGGCGATTGAACAGTGGGATGCCCGGCGATCTATCGGCAACCTGACCGCCAAAAAAATGATGGACCGGGCAATTGAACTGGCTTCTGACCACGGTATTGGCCTGGTTGCTGTGCGCAACGCCAACCACTGGATGCGCGGCGGCAGCTACGGCTGGCAGGCGGCGGAAAAAGGCTACATCGGCATCTGCTGGACCAACTCCATTGCCGTGATGCCGCCGTGGGGCGCCAAAGAGTGCCGCATCGGGACTAACCCGCTGATCGTCGCCATTCCGTCTACGCCGATTACCATGGTGGACATGTCCATGTCGATGTTCTCCTACGGCATGCTGGAAGTGAACCGCCTGGCAGGCCGTCAGCTGCCGGTTGACGGTGGCTTCGATGACGAAGGCAACCTGACCAAAGACCCGGCGCCCATCGAGAAAAACCGCCGTATTCTGCCGATGGGCTACTGGAAAGGTTCAGGCCTCTCCATCGTGCTGGACATGATCGCCACCCTGCTCTCCGATGGCTCTTCCGTTGCTGCGGTCACTGAAGACAACAGCGACGAGTTCAACATTTCGCAAGTCTTTATTGCTATCGAAGTGGACAAGCTGATCGATGGCGCCACCCGCGACGCCAAGCTGCAACGCATCATGGATTACATCACCAGCGCCGAACGGGCCGACGAAAACGTGCCGGTGCGGTTGCCCGGTCATGAGTTTGCTCGTCTGCTGGAAGAGAACCGCCGCAACGGAATCACCGTTGATGACAGCGTGTGGGCAAAAATCAAAGCGCTGTAA
- a CDS encoding SMP-30/gluconolactonase/LRE family protein has product MLVVTGSFACLCSPAIWAEGPVWLADQQCLIFSDVKGNRMFRWDAQNGVSVFRAESHYANGNARDLQGRLLTCEHGRRGISRTDAAGNHTLLVDKVDGLRFNSPNDIAVRQDGSIWFTDPPYGIISDEEGYRAASQVIGCYVYRFDEARNQVAIAISDTQRPNGLAFSPDDKWLYVADMSVIDFPSQGRREIRAYRLEGDNALFSHVVTQVKPGIPDGFCVDRDGNIYCSCETGILIFSAAGELLDTIAVPERVSNCTFGGPDGNTLFITATTSLYRVTLAPSRLQG; this is encoded by the coding sequence ATGTTAGTCGTCACGGGAAGTTTTGCATGCCTGTGCTCACCGGCGATCTGGGCAGAGGGCCCGGTGTGGCTGGCAGACCAGCAGTGCCTGATTTTCAGCGATGTGAAGGGCAACAGAATGTTCCGTTGGGATGCGCAAAATGGGGTCAGCGTGTTCCGCGCCGAATCCCACTATGCCAACGGCAACGCGCGGGACTTGCAAGGGCGTTTGTTGACCTGCGAGCACGGTCGGCGCGGTATCAGCCGTACCGACGCCGCAGGCAATCACACTCTGCTGGTGGATAAAGTCGACGGGCTGCGTTTTAACTCCCCCAACGATATCGCGGTGCGCCAGGACGGGTCGATTTGGTTTACCGATCCGCCCTACGGCATCATCAGCGACGAAGAGGGCTATCGCGCCGCAAGCCAGGTCATTGGCTGCTACGTCTACCGATTTGATGAAGCGCGAAACCAGGTCGCTATTGCCATCAGCGATACCCAGCGCCCCAACGGGCTGGCCTTTTCGCCGGATGATAAATGGCTATACGTGGCAGATATGTCGGTTATTGATTTTCCGAGCCAGGGCCGCCGGGAAATTCGTGCTTACCGCCTTGAAGGCGATAACGCGTTATTTTCCCACGTCGTAACCCAGGTTAAACCGGGTATTCCGGACGGATTTTGCGTCGACCGGGACGGGAATATTTACTGCAGCTGCGAGACAGGGATTTTGATTTTCTCCGCCGCAGGCGAATTACTGGACACCATTGCGGTCCCCGAGCGCGTCTCTAACTGCACTTTTGGCGGCCCCGACGGGAATACGCTTTTTATTACGGCGACGACATCGCTGTACCGGGTGACCCTCGCCCCATCCCGCCTTCAGGGATAA
- a CDS encoding ABC transporter substrate-binding protein codes for MMASGFSLADDTFVQQAKTAIAKATAPVTDWDGPTQGPTLQPGKKIIFIASDMKNGGVLGVKEGLEEAAKAAGWQLDVLDGAGSVKDQLAALNQAIARKPDGIVIGGWNPNVAKIPLKKAVKEGIVLTAWHAVPAPGPVPAYNIFYNVTSDSNEVSRMAALYAVAKSNGTAKVLIFTDSLYQIALDKANAMKKVIEQCSGCQVVEFIDTPLADTSNRMPGMTYSLIQKYGDRFEYSLAINDLYFDFMAPALQTAGKGTGDKPPYNISAGDGSVTAYQRVREGKAQVATVPEPLKLHGWQLLDELNRAFAGKEPSGYVTPAHLVTKENIGADGGQNNEFDPDNHYRDRYKAIWGVK; via the coding sequence ATGATGGCAAGTGGTTTCAGCCTCGCCGACGATACCTTTGTTCAGCAGGCGAAAACGGCGATTGCCAAAGCCACCGCGCCAGTCACCGACTGGGATGGCCCAACCCAGGGTCCGACGCTGCAGCCTGGTAAGAAGATCATTTTCATCGCCTCGGACATGAAAAACGGCGGCGTGCTGGGGGTTAAAGAGGGGCTGGAAGAAGCGGCGAAAGCCGCAGGCTGGCAGCTGGATGTGCTGGATGGCGCAGGTTCGGTGAAAGATCAACTGGCGGCGCTTAACCAGGCGATCGCCCGCAAACCGGACGGTATCGTCATTGGTGGCTGGAACCCCAACGTCGCCAAAATTCCGCTGAAAAAAGCCGTGAAAGAGGGCATCGTGCTGACCGCCTGGCACGCGGTGCCCGCGCCTGGCCCGGTTCCGGCTTACAACATTTTCTACAACGTGACCTCCGACTCGAACGAAGTCTCGCGCATGGCGGCGCTGTATGCGGTGGCGAAATCCAACGGTACCGCCAAAGTGCTTATTTTCACCGACTCGCTGTACCAAATCGCGCTGGATAAAGCCAACGCGATGAAGAAGGTGATTGAGCAGTGCAGCGGCTGCCAGGTAGTGGAATTTATCGATACCCCGCTTGCCGACACCTCCAACCGCATGCCGGGCATGACCTACAGCCTGATCCAAAAATATGGCGACAGGTTCGAATACTCGCTGGCAATTAACGATCTGTACTTCGACTTTATGGCTCCAGCCCTGCAAACCGCGGGCAAAGGCACCGGAGATAAGCCGCCGTACAACATCTCCGCTGGCGACGGTTCCGTCACCGCCTACCAGCGCGTGCGTGAAGGCAAAGCGCAGGTAGCAACCGTACCCGAGCCGTTGAAACTGCACGGCTGGCAGCTGCTGGATGAATTAAACCGCGCCTTCGCCGGTAAAGAGCCGTCTGGCTATGTCACCCCGGCGCATCTGGTGACCAAGGAGAACATCGGCGCCGACGGCGGCCAGAACAACGAATTTGACCCGGACAACCATTATCGCGATCGCTACAAAGCCATCTGGGGAGTGAAGTGA
- a CDS encoding ABC transporter permease — protein MAKTSMKSTALESRVSLHEHGVATWLGQLTTRYGLPAICVVLVIVFSLTTPSFASLLTLQAILDSKSKIALLALAATIPMIVGKIDLNVGFGIVLWHILAITLQVEYGFSWPAAVAIVLVLSALYGLLNGILVALADIDSFVATLGSGTVLYAIALWHSGGRQIVGDLPDAFIALHHSDLFGIPVVAFYVLFAAVVLWIITEHTPIGRCMYAVGGNPVAAALNGISVNRYIIGAFITSSTLTGFTGVIIAAEQGVGQASVGMDYLLPALVGAFLGSTTIRPGRVNVWGTVVGIAVLAIGIAGIQQFGGAFWVEPLFNGATLLLSITLAGYAQRRRALNKKLVQRAQSPASGSSVTQ, from the coding sequence ATGGCTAAAACATCAATGAAATCGACGGCCCTGGAATCACGCGTATCACTTCATGAACACGGTGTGGCCACCTGGCTTGGACAATTAACCACCCGTTACGGTTTACCCGCGATCTGTGTGGTGCTGGTTATCGTTTTTTCACTGACAACGCCTTCGTTTGCTTCCCTGTTGACGTTGCAGGCGATCCTCGACAGCAAATCGAAAATCGCCCTGCTGGCGCTGGCGGCGACCATCCCGATGATTGTCGGCAAAATCGACCTCAACGTCGGCTTCGGCATCGTGCTCTGGCATATCCTCGCCATTACTTTGCAGGTCGAATATGGTTTCTCCTGGCCCGCCGCTGTGGCGATCGTGCTGGTGCTCTCTGCGCTCTACGGTTTGCTGAACGGTATTCTGGTGGCGCTGGCGGATATCGACAGCTTTGTTGCGACCCTGGGTTCCGGTACGGTGCTGTACGCCATCGCGCTCTGGCACTCTGGTGGTCGGCAGATCGTTGGTGACTTACCGGACGCCTTTATCGCCCTGCATCACTCCGACCTGTTCGGTATTCCGGTGGTGGCCTTCTACGTCCTTTTTGCCGCCGTGGTGCTGTGGATTATCACCGAACATACCCCGATTGGTCGCTGCATGTACGCGGTGGGCGGTAACCCGGTCGCCGCAGCGCTCAACGGCATTTCCGTTAATCGTTACATCATCGGGGCATTTATCACTTCCAGCACTTTAACCGGCTTTACCGGGGTGATCATCGCCGCCGAGCAGGGCGTGGGCCAGGCCAGCGTTGGTATGGATTATCTGCTCCCGGCGCTGGTGGGCGCGTTCCTTGGCAGCACCACCATTCGTCCCGGCCGGGTGAACGTCTGGGGCACGGTGGTCGGTATTGCGGTGCTGGCGATCGGTATTGCGGGCATCCAGCAGTTCGGCGGCGCGTTTTGGGTCGAACCGCTGTTCAACGGTGCGACGCTGCTGCTGTCGATTACCCTGGCGGGCTATGCTCAACGCCGTCGGGCATTAAATAAAAAACTGGTGCAGCGGGCACAATCGCCAGCATCAGGCTCCTCCGTTACCCAATGA